The nucleotide window AGTGTGGTAAATATGCGGGGGATTATGGAGATGGGTAGGATTTTGTGTACACACGAAATGTGTCAGTCCTGATATTTTCTAAAATTGGGAAGAGATTAAGAATTTTACAACAATCAAATGATAATTTCTAAAATCGGAAAAGATGCTCAATCTAACGATATACtttaatattgtaaataaaattcTTCTTACGTAAAAAACGGTGGAAATTCGTACTGCCACGGCCACTGGAAATTCGCCATTCTGAACAACACACCGTTGACGTTTACTATATGCGCATGGTATCCAGACGACCACACCACCAATATTGTACAGCATTCTGCTGAATTGAAATGGTTACCTGACTGGTACGTCGCTGCCGCTAGAGGGCCTCCAGTTAACTCACTTATTCAGGCTGGGAATGCTAGAAATTTCACGTACATCGTTGAGAGTTCGTCAAAAGAGTAGGTAAAGTAAAGGCTATAATTTGTTTACTATGTTATATGTTATTAGtggaattttgtgtttgtaTGTACCATACTTTTCACCTTAGTAAACAAATTTTAATGATTGTTTGCTCACAAACATAAATCTAATCACAGTCAAGTTACATTTTTTTACATTCTATTTGTTTCTCCATGATGATCATCATGGGTTGTGTGGCGAGGgtcaaatcgcctgaaattacgaagacaaaaacactaaaagagcaagtcacaacaaaattatgcttaccaaaataaagtTAAGAGCCAAAATGTTATCACAATATGTACACTCTTTTCTTAAATTGGTTTCCTGCcaatgtttttgctaagcataaataaaatacatttccACCGAACTGCCAATATAAAGTAAAATAGCGGTTGTAATCTGtaatactattattactatAGCACCTTGCAttaatgacgtcacttttgttAAATTATCCGACTGTCAGACAAATATGCCACACCACATACGCAATCACTGCATCATCGATTTGCCAAACTGCATCTAGTTAGTGCAAGTAAACATGTAACAATTTGGGCATAGGCCCTATGCGCgctaatgaaatttgacattgGAAGTCTGAGATATGTGTACTTGGCTTCTACTTTTAGCAAATAGTGCGAGATGCTATTCTGAAAGGGTATAGTCTAGGTTGGAGATTGAAAGTccaaaaggtaaacaaaacatttggtCAGATTCTCAgttataatattttttgtttttgtttttgtaatagaTAAATCTGTGCAACTCCTCCTACCTAGAACTATCAAGTTTGTTCCGCTATCATTCAATTGCGTAATAATCCTCATAGTTGTAGTACTAGGAGTCTAGGCTGCATCTGACTGCCACTTTTCATAATGCTGAAACAATGGCATTGCACAGATTTGTGGGCACAGAATTGGCTAATAAACAATCTCTGTATGAGCTCAAAGCGAGGGCACCCAacttaaatgacgtcatgtaagGTCTACTTCATGAGTTTATGATTTCTTGTCCAGGGATGATCACCTTATCCAAGAAGAGGAAGGAGAATGCAGCTCGGCAAGCAAATAACTCACACTCCTCCCCAAAGGCTGGCGATAACTCCAAGAGAGTTTCAGTCCGAGATATGCTGCTGAGGAAAGAGGTGCCAGAGATGGATGCAAATCTACCCGGTAAAACAATCTACTAAACTCACCGTAGTCAAGTGGTTTAAACTGCAGGGGGCAATTTTACAAAGAACTTATGACTATCCCTAGGGCTAGGAaataaggctagtcctaagttaagatcAGTTACTCTTGTCCTAACTCACGACTTGCAACATTTTTTacaaggttatgggttcgaataccCCAATTTAAAGggtgtaacttttgtaggacaaaaaacacaaagtccatagattaacattaaacttacatggtttgaagataatgatagtagaaagcttctctgaaaatattacgtgctgaggtgctgtagtatttgggaaatgagtaaaacaatgtcatgaaaattattttaagcatttacaaacgtatagaagagtttgcggtaacaccatgtaatgaatctctaaatgagttggggtggttctgaaaagaaccgttagaTTAACTcctttttcatgacattgttttactcatttctcaaaaactacagcacctcagtaagtaatatttgaagggaagctttccactatcattatcttcaaaccctgtaagtttaatgtaaatctatggacatttcgAAAAGGTACCGAAATCCTTTAACCGCTTATTTCACAGCGTTAATTTGTTtaggaaccttgcacagggtATACAGCAACAGCCccgggcaccacagcaattgctgtgggtgctgttaTTATTTCGAGGCCTGGGTTCTTACAATAATATCTTCTTAAACTTTCTGGAATTCCCATAGTGGAAGAATCTCTACAGTCTGTCAATTCCTACTTTCATTCAGAGCATTCAACTGTTGAATTCATCTTGAGTGGACTTGCACCTTTTTATTAACATCAAGGAACATCAAAGAACGTTTTATAAGTTTAAGAAACACATtgtagttaatggcctgatgttttgaccctagcagagtctttttgaaggctaaatggcaacaaaacaaacatgaacagatGTAACAGAAGCAGTTTAGTGGAATTACAagaatagagagagagagaggggcaGAAAGTGTACTtaaaagcaaggggtaaacaatgaataaggAGACAAAGGTATTGGGGGAAAGGGGCTGGTTTGATCACAAGAAGATGGAAATAAAAAGGATAAAATCAAAGAGGGACAACATTTGATTAATTAGTGAGTGGGAGAAACTTTAAAAAAGGATGTCAATGGGAAAAGGAGAGGGCATAGACAAAAGGTTAATATAGTAAATTCCTTCTTGGAAAagtttcttgttgttgttgtcattaagcctttgagaaagactctgctagggtcaaaataaCAGGCTAATACTATGTTGTCAGTTATACCATAGTTCCCTTTATTTGGTGACAgctaattctaattctaattccAAGTTGTTAATTTATCTTCTTATGAATCTTTAACAGCGTGCTGTACAGTGCAATATGAAGATGTTGATAAGCTGCATTCTTTACAACTCACAGTGGAGCCAGAAGAAGGTTACTGGCGAGGCGGTAGATTCATCTTCAGTATCTACGTCCCAGAGGAGTACAATATTGTGGTAAGTGTCTTTCGTCACTCTCTCAAAAAAGCCATCCTTACTTCCAAAAGAAGACAGATAAATGGACAAAAGCTGCATTTAAACACATGTGAGACCTCAGCGTACCTCTAGTGTTTCACATTATGCAAAGGGTTCTATTGATTTATGTAGTCCCTTTGCACAACACGAAACGCACCTCCAAAAAGTGCCATTCCTGTTGCCAAAAGGAGGCAGATGTGCGTTTGACCCCTGCATATCTGGCAGCGTTTCGCGTACAAATACTACTGGTCTTTTGATTTCTATACACACCTTGCACAACGAGGAACGCATCTCCAAACAATACGCATCTACCATTTCCGccttttgggagtcaattcctttgTGTCCATTTAGACTCAGAAATCGGGTGCGTTGTACAAGGGGTCCTTACTGAGTGAAGGTTTAGGGATTGAGAGAGAGTAAACCAATGCAATGTTGTTTGAACCCTCCTGGGCCATGAGTGTGGTGGTTATGAGAGAAGTAAAGGTGGGAAGAAAGAACTTCAAAGTGCCTAgagctcgatttcacaaagcactaagatttatCTATAGGGAAGGTTtaagtttggtaatcacttttaaaagtaatggcaataaaaacttacttggttagcGGTACAGCTGCTTTTGATAAAACAAAGCCTTTGAGAAACACTTTACTTTGGAataatgtgttttgttgttcGTTTCTCCTCTTCAGCCACCAACAGTCAAATGTCACACAAGAATATGGCATCCAAACATATCAGAAGATGGTAAAATATGTCTAAGGTAAGTCTTTTAATGTTCATACCTAGAATGAGAGAGAGAGGGGGTGCTGATCTACTTATTGAATGTAACACACAGcttggtttaaaggcacaatacattattatttttatatattgtcttagtttttggtttgaacaaagaaaaaaagggtCGGAGCCGGACTTGAACCAATTACCGATTAACCCGGATTGACAAATCGTCGCCCTACCAACCCTAGGTTGGCAGTCTCCCGATTATATCCTTTCTTTTAATGAAATCAAGGAGTCCTTTCAAAGCAACTTGCAGTCTAACCTCCAACTCTGAAGACCCTTTGAAGAGATGTTGAAGAAATGTCAGTTGTagttgtgggaggaaaaccctacCTAGGGAACACTTCGCACACAAGgatggactgaaaaccaaaaacAGGATTGAAACCGGGTTCACCTGAGCTGAGGTGAATGGCATGGAGTAAACAAGTATACAGCTTACCGATaattctggggtcgatttcacaaagagttaggagatatacaaattgcatggatagtcctaagttaggacgagtaactggtcctaattCGAGATAAGTTGGGTAGTATACTCAGAGAACATTCAGTGGATTATACAGGTTAGGCTCCTATTAGGAGAAGGAATGGATCAAGGAGGGACTAAAAACCcaaagtgggattcaaaccagggtccactgaggtgaaaggcaaggatGTAACCACTGTAAAGTGTAGCGATATTCTGTatatctttttaattttttgtttttgttttttacccaaacactgatgtgtgttagcactgtatactcagtactttcccgagttctgtaaaaaaatatcacaggcattaatttactcaggtgggatccgaacccacgaccgttgcaattctagagcagtgtcttaccaactagactaccgaggttgcccggtagctagaggcagttcgaatcctatgttttggcagcgggtatcgcaatgatataagagatgttaaatttgcatcgggataaagaatatcttgtatatcttgttgttgttgttgttgtgtagTTTACTAAGTGAACATTCAGTGGATGGTACAGGCTGGGCACCTACCAGGAgggtaggaactgaaaacccaaagtgggattcaaaccagagTCCactgaggtgaaaggcaggacATAAACCTATATATAAAGCTTATCGGTTTAccttgttgttattgttgtgtaGTATACTCCGGGAACATTCAGTAGATGGAACAGGCTGGGCACCTACCAGGAGAATGAAGGACGTAATATGGGGCCTTAGTTTCCTCTTCACAGTAAGttaatatcatcatcattatatcaacatatttcataattttgttaGTGTCAAAGAAAACCAGAGGAATCCTCAACAATAAAGACGGATTTTGAGAAATAGACAACTAGGATACTAACTGGTGtagttgtggctgagcggtctagttcaccagacccaagctctggtgttgtcaggaGCATAGTGTGGGTTAGATCCCAGTttttgacacttgtgcccttgagaaGGGCCATAATTGCTTCgaaaaaagttgggaaggtagtgctttctgctctaccagccaggctcctagtggatgatacccatgcctacatccttatggagtGTGAAGGCtgtaatcctgtttcagccccagaagTAGGTGGTAAAGTGCCccggtggcagttgatttgggttgatagtccaaatcagttaagtgtagccctctccttgaagtggccatctggccttgtgatgttaggtgaTCTCtcattcaaaaagaaaaaaagacttaGAGTACCACATGATAATAACTTGGTTTTATATAGCGCAGAATAAACCTGGAAGAAATCTCAAATTCTCAATCAACTTTACAGAAACAGAAAAATTACAATGAACAAAGAAGGCACTTTGGACAAATTGAGATGAAcagattaattttggttttacccatgcattTTGACCACTGATGTgagtaagcactgtatactcaggacTTTCCCatgctctgtgaaaaaaaaatcacaggcatattattcggttgcgatttgaaccaacgaccattgcaattctagagcagtgtcttaccaactagaccaaccGAGATAGACAAACTTCTACACCTTGTCCAAAATGAGTAGCGGGAACTATCATTAATCCATCAAGTAGAGTTTTTTTGCTAAATATGAAATGTTCAGTTcgcaaaaaaggaaaaaagaaaaagtttaaCATGTCTGTGAATTCTAAAATTTGTAACCAAGTCTTCTTTTCGTTACAGGATTTACTCAACTTTGACGACCCACTAAACATAGAAGCGTCCGAGCATCATCAACGTAGTAAAAGTGACTTTGAAGCAAAGGTGCATCATTACGTAGAACGCTACGCCAAAAGATGATATcggtaggggggggggtggggcagGGCAAAGGAACAAAGTGGCTTGTTTGTTAAGCATAGCTGTTGAACTAACTACATAAGAAATCTTCAAAGGAGATGTTACCAGAGCTTCAGATCTcagatattgttttttttttttccatttatcTCAAAGCCTCCAAAATGCATCCCCGGGTGTTGCTTGATTTTATGGATTCTGAACGCAATAACCCAACTTATGTATAGCACTGGGGTTTATACATAAGTGAATGTTGTTGCTGAGTCACTGTTGGCTGGACAATACTCAAGGAGCGGGACATGAATGTAGTGTTCATGTTTACAAGAGTTGACTGTCTCGATCAAAACGTGGAACCGATCTTGAACAGCAGACAGCACATTTATGATATCATCAAAGCATCATTGGCTGTGTGTCCGACAGCATTGACAGCAACCAAGCAACAAAATGGAGGTGTTCATTCCACATAAAAAAGTCAAATGTAAGATGATAAAGTATTGTTTAGGAATAATCTTATTTTGCTTGTTTGGATTTGAGGCAAGTTGtgacatacattgtacagtgtCGGTGTTGAACATTGTATCCAGGCTGTCTGCTAAAATGCCTACTGCATGTCCTTCCAACTGCCTGTCATTTTTCATGATTTTACCAgaatttatgaaaaatgtaccCAACTGAAACAAGGTCATCTAATTTTAATTTCCCCCTTGgtaatttatgcataaaatgagtaaaaacattgataaaatgGTTGAATTGCAatgatggtacatgtagctgtgtgaTTGCCTGAAATGTTTGCTGCTGATGTGAGTGCTcaagttttataaaaatgctcACTTTAGTCTCAGTTCTAACTTCTGTATGACAATCACAAGATATTATTGGTTTGATTCGTACCAAGCTGACCGCTGATTTTACCTGACTAGAatataagtattgtcgtctaggtactgaatcacaatttgttggtttgtgcaactcataatcatagacgatAAACCGATGttattgccagcttggtgtttatatccccttgtgggagtttgcagagttcccttggTGGGAAGATCATCCaaataaacaagcaaacaagtGTTATTTCCaaagagcagggcccaatttcatggctttgcttccgccgaagtctgcgcttacgattaCGGTTCTCAACTTGACATGctagcgccaaatttctgcgctagccttgtaagcacagaatgcctagtaacgtggagtacgcacgggcacaagccaaaattcgtcgctaatctgtgaaatacacttgccgtaagcacagaactcactgcttccgtaagcgctgatcctgtgcttacggtaagcagagccatgaaactgggcccaggtcacATTAAGGCTTGTTGTGTGatgttttttatgatttttttgtgtgatgtttaaaagaaacattttcaCAACCTGATTGGTGATTGCACtgtagcacacaaatttgttaaacTACAGTAGGTTAGTTTCTTTCAATGAGAGAAAACAACAAAGTGCACTAGCATTGGTTatttgaagaagaacaaaaatgagATCTGTTTCTATCTGATAGTGATTATTAATGACATTAATGAGATCTGTTTCTATCTGATAGTGATTATTAATGACATTAATACCAGTTTGAATCATGCTGAGAAATATTTAAACTTTGATTTCACTCCGAAAACACaaactgtttttcattattttcactgAAAGGCGACCACTGCAATGAATGAAGTTTTCACAGGATGGTTGGTTGaatgttgtgtttattgaaaactagaagTCAAAAAATGAATCTACTCTTCCATAAACCCAAACAATCATGTAGTTTCCCTTGAGCAAAACTACCATGCGTAGGAAAGAGACGGATAAATGTAGAGCAAGCCTCCAAAGATTGTAGAGCATGTTAAATTGTTATTGCCTTGTCTCCCTAATGATTTGTCACAAccacacaaacatgacaaaaataGGTTGATCAGacataacaattataattgtggcttcttatatagcgcacatgtccgtcactcagtgacgctccttgCACTGTaacaacagctttacgtcccatccaaaggacgaagcaatggtcattGTAATGTGAATCGAGGATACCAGCCTAGTGCCATTATCACACCGATCCAGTAAGCCCAGCCTCATTTCCCATGACTATAAATCTGTGATCAACATTTGGTGCTGCACCTGTAGCGTCACTATTGATTAAAACGTCaagcataaatattaagaaatgcttataaaacaataacagtAGTTTGGGCAAATTTGCCAATGATGTGGGTTTTTGCCAAAGATATTTTAGTTTACAGGTAGCAATCTTACAAGCTGTACCTGACCCTAAGAAACATGgaacaaaaatgtttgctcttcttctttgtttttaagGGGGATTAGAAGATTTGGGGATcataccataaaattattataagcCTAACTGATTTGAAAAAGCTTgctttttgtaaatattgtttttacataCTTTTGGTGCAAAGTGTTGGAGAggtattgaaatattttaacatttatGTACTAAGCAGAATCGTGATGTATGTATTTATAAGTCACTTCAGGCGTGGTGGTGATGagaggggcggggggggggggagggcatttCCTTTGACGTCATGTCATGACTGGATGAAGTTATTTACAGTTAGTCACAAACTTAATGCATAATTTACAATGTATGTTCTGGAAACAAATACAACTTGACGTAAGTCATTATAAGAATGCAATCAGGGAAGTTGTttgacctttaaaaaaagaaattgcaaatGTAATTGGGTACAAATGTGTATTATCAAGGCTTTCCTGCAAATGGTATAGACTTGGAGAGTATATTGCATGGGCTGATTAACCCTGTGGAGACCACAAGAGCGTTGCACACAAATGCCAAATAGTGGGCACAAACGGCCGCAATATTTGAACTGTTTCTGCTTAAACAATAACGTCAAAGAAAAGGTGTTGGACCGAATTGACATTTACCAGTGTTTCCCTGTTCACAAGAATctagtttcaaaacaaaaccgCAGACTCTGTTTCGCGTTAATTTTCTTGACATTTCCCTAAAAATAACAATGCAAAAACTCAACAAAACTAGCTTTGTCTGGGGGTATGGCTATGATTACACAGAAAGGAATGGTCTCTATCGTACTGAATTTCTGAGGGTATTCAAACACAAGGAGGAAGAATATTATTGGCATGGATGACATTATCCATGATGAATTGCAGTTAAACAATATGACCTATACATGTACGTTAacttaattaaaagaaaaacaaaaaacaggacAATGTACAGAGATTTAACAACTGTACCAATATCTCATATTGAATTATTACCCCCTTCTCCCCCCCTTCTACCCCCCTTCTCCCTCCCTTCCTCCCTCCCTTCCTCCCCCCAtatattttgtatgtttgttgttttcattgaaCTTTAAAGCTATTTAATGTGGGTCAATTTGAATTCAGTTTTGACATGACCTGATTACAGAAATAAAGAGCCTATTATTTCTACATATCTTGATTTAggccaaaaaaataataaaaaataccagtttattttttattttagtttgtttCTTCGAAAGGACAAGCAAATTCTGTGTAATTCTCATTCAACTTACTAATCTTTTAAGAATTTGTAAGGTTACataaagtaagtggtgactttaaactgaagtattggtggccagtttgaattaaaatgcttggcaGCCACctttaaatcaaataaaaaatgggcCCTCATCCTCCTTTTTTGGAAACGGCCGGTCTGGTATTTTTTATAACTTGGCCTAACATTACTTCGCAGGAATCGCAGAACAGCGTTTCAGTACGGAATTTGCGGATTGTTTGTGAAAAAGGTTACGTTAGCTCGGTCCGTAACTACAGAAATCATTACAAATATAAGAATTGTTTTTGCAGTTGACAGTGAAACAAAATCCCTTATAATCATGATTGTGTCGTAAACGTTGAATGTATATGTCATATTTGTTGAATTAAACTAATTCTGATAACAAAAACTTCTCTTGTTGTTCATTTCAATCATTGTTTATCACATTGACTCCTGCAGCTTAGATTTGGTCACAGCGAGACTGATTGGAACAAGTACAGGTGACGAGCTGGAGTTAGAATACTCATTCTTCTACTTAATATATTTGCCACTGCTGAGTGTCAGGTACTTAACGTGACTACAAATTAGTTGTTTGGATCAATCCCCAATGTTACTCTACAGTTTATAAACCACGTTAGGGCTGcatttaaaaggcagtggacactatttgtaatcactccaaataattattggcataaaacctttcttcgtaatgagtaattgggagaggttgatagtataaaacattgtgagaaacggctccctctgaagtgacgtagttttccagtaagaagtaattttcaacgaatttgaattcgagacctcaggtttagaatttgaggtctcgaaatcaagcatctgaaagcacacaacttcgtgtgacaagtctgttttttattgtttcatagttatctcgcaactccgaagaccaattgagctcaaatttacaagtttgttattttatgcatatgttgagttacacaaagtgagaagactggtctttgacaatattaccattagtgtccagtgtcttaaaatgCTTTACAGAATGTGGCTAAAAATAACAACTATAAATAAGCCATGTTAGCATTTAtggcgtgttgtggctgagctGATAAGAATACCAAACTCAagagagtgggttcgagtcccagtcgtgactctgtgtccttaagcaagacatttattGCTGCGTCGTTTGGATTGGACGAAAGCATGGGTCCCGTTTGTTGTGTAATGctagaacccagtgcactatagtgaagagaaggggttcaccccgacGGTCCTtgtctgatcggcagcatactgcacaacaacaaaaacagacaccttgtaaagcattacctGGTGCTagaaaggaataggtctcataggTAAATCAAGGTATGAAActtagctccacataccttgatACGCCTCCTAAGGGTGTGATATTAAGCACAATATAAGAACATAGTTTGTTAACAATGGGGGCTCGGTGATGGTCAAAAGGTATGAAACAGATTATGGTAGATTACTCCATAAGTCTGTTTTACACCCATTGGGTTTTCAGAAATCAAAGTTTGTAACTTACCAGTACTTGGCAATAGCAATGGGGCTCTCTCTGACTGCAACCTGGCAAAACCTACACAGCCCTCCACAATGTACACCAATACCTCACTCAAGCACACAGCACACAGCATGCCAGACTGACTGCACATGGGTTTTTGAATAGGCCTCCACTTCTAGTGAACAAAAGAAATGAACAATACCTGGGCTGGACTGGCTGGACTACGGAGGGGTAAAAAGAATTAGGCTTAG belongs to Asterias rubens chromosome 6, eAstRub1.3, whole genome shotgun sequence and includes:
- the LOC117291433 gene encoding NEDD8-conjugating enzyme UBE2F-like isoform X1; translation: MLEISRTSLRVRQKRMITLSKKRKENAARQANNSHSSPKAGDNSKRVSVRDMLLRKEVPEMDANLPACCTVQYEDVDKLHSLQLTVEPEEGYWRGGRFIFSIYVPEEYNIVPPTVKCHTRIWHPNISEDGKICLSILREHSVDGTGWAPTRRMKDVIWGLSFLFTDLLNFDDPLNIEASEHHQRSKSDFEAKVHHYVERYAKR
- the LOC117291433 gene encoding NEDD8-conjugating enzyme UBE2F-like isoform X2 — its product is MITLSKKRKENAARQANNSHSSPKAGDNSKRVSVRDMLLRKEVPEMDANLPACCTVQYEDVDKLHSLQLTVEPEEGYWRGGRFIFSIYVPEEYNIVPPTVKCHTRIWHPNISEDGKICLSILREHSVDGTGWAPTRRMKDVIWGLSFLFTDLLNFDDPLNIEASEHHQRSKSDFEAKVHHYVERYAKR